Within Maridesulfovibrio frigidus DSM 17176, the genomic segment TTCCTCAGATTCATACCACTTATCAAACTTGCGATCTGCCGCCGGACCTTCAGGGAGAATACAAACAACTCGGCCACCCTCACGTAAATGAATGAATGCTTTGGCAAGATGATCAACCGCCATTTTGCCACCGCTACCAAACGGCGGATTCATGGCGATCCCGTCAAACTTATTTACGGCCGCAAGAGTTTCAAACTGATCATTGATTTTGCGCCCGTCACAAATAACAGACATCTTGGAAAACAATTCGTCAGAAGGTTCAACTACCGTTATCTCAGCTGATTCAGGAAAGTACCTGGCAATAGCGCCATGTCCGGCTGAAGGCTCCAGAACAGATTGCCCAGGCAACAGATTTAACCATTCAGCCATCTTAAAACCTAGCGGTTCAGGAGTAGCGAAATAGTCCGCGCCTTCTCTGGCCTTGTTGCGTGAGGTCCGCTTTTGCTGGGAATAGTAATGGGTTTTAGCCTGATCGAATGGAGAAGACTTGCCGCTAAATGAATCTGACTCTTTGCCTCCCTGCCCTTGTTTCATGCTGGGAGAGCTTGAAGATGAATCAAGATATCCTTCACGAAAAGCAGTACGCAGATCACGGGCAAGATCACCCATTGCAAGATTCTCAGCTGCTCCGGCACGTTCAGAAATTTTCTGCCCAAACGCTCTGGACTCAAAAGAAAGCCCAGTCTTCAGATACTCAATAACTGCGTCTGACTTTAGGCCGAGGCGATATATCCGTCCTTCAGTTTGAATTGCATCAGTGGGCTTTGTGGGCAGGTAAAGCGAAACTAGAGCGCGCTGTTTCTCACCAGCTTTATCATGCAGTGAAATTCCTTCCTTCCCTGCATCCTTCTGAACAACAATGACATCAACACCGCTCCGATCGTCATTGAAATCATTAACAGCTTTAATTCGATCCCTCTTAGACTCTTTACCGGAAAAGAATGCAGCCTTATCAGTGAAAGCCTTGTTCATTTCATCGCGCACATTCAAAAGACCACGCAGATCCATCCGTGAATATGCCGGATTGCTTGCAGCCCAAGCATCAAACTGCTTCATAATTTTGGGATCACCACTTGCAAACCTTGCAAATCGTGCTCGATTAAATGGATGATCCGGAAGACCTTTATTTCTAGAATGGAAAACAACAACCTTTCGGCCAATATCCAGATGCTGTTGAACCCTCTCAACCGCATTCTTGGCTTTCAATGCCTCCAGCAAACTCATGGTGTAATGGTAGTCAAAAGCCTTATGTACTATTCCAGATAAGGCTGGATATTTTTTATGATCCCACATGGATTCGATCCCGGACTGAATCCTTTGCCCCAGCTCAGCCGGAACATCTACGAACTGCCGTGAATAATCTTTATCTAGATTCAAACTCCGACCGGAAAGCGCACCTTTCTTTTTCAACCACTCATTGAACGCCCTTTCCATCAATGCGGAATCAACACCGGCTTCAGGAGTCGTAAGTTTATTGTAGCGCATTCTGTAGCCGAACTTGCTCATCATAAACTGATCCCAGTTCGATCCACTGTTATATGAACTGTTGGTGTCGCCACCTTTACCCATATCGCTATCAAACAAAAAACCGTCCGCATAACGAATCGTTTTATCGTAGGCAAAAGGAGAAGCAGAAAGGAATACAACCTTGGTATTCATGATGCGGGCTACTTTGTCATCGATGCGCTTCAGCAGTGCTTCAGATAGATATTTGTCGGGGATGTTCCAAGGAGTTTCTTCAAAATTCTCAGTGAGCTTAAAATCCTTTAGCTTTTTGGCTTCCTTCAGCATGTCACTTTGAAAGACTTTTCTAGCACTGATATCAGGACGATTTGGTCCAGCCAGCCTGTGCATCATATTCAAAGCATGGGTATCATTACCCTGAGCATTTTCGCAAAGTTTGTGGGATTCATCGAATACGAGAAGATCAAAGTCACGAGCAAACAAGGCTTCGTTCTGCCCAAAATTAGCATAGCTTGTGACAATAATGCCTTCACCAGAATCTTTAAGACCTTCAAGCTGGGTAATATCAAGGTGAAGATTTTGACCGTCTTCAATCCAATCCTGAGCTTTTTTATCGGTCGGAACAACTACGGCTATATTTGTCTTACCCTGCCGGACAAAACGCTTCATAACACCGAGTCCGGTGTACGTTTTTCCCGTACCAGTCCCGTTGGTGAAAATGATTCCACGGTTTGTATCATCTTTAGTATTGGAAAAACGTGCTTCAGCTTTGGCAACGTCTTCCTGTTGCTCCGAAAAGAGAACGGGAAGAGTTTCGCGAATATTGCTTAGATCTTCAGTGCGAACCTGAGTGGAGGAATCCGCTTCTTGTTGAAGACGGACTTTATCGGCTAACGGTAAATGTTGATCTGTAGATGTTTTTCGAAGGGCATCGCCCACACTTCCAGAGAGTTCGCTGGATAATCCGGACTTAGATCCCTGAGCTGTTCCTGATGCTCTGGAGTCAGTCGATTTTCCAGCGTCATCAGTTCTATGGATTCTTCCAGGCTCAACAGTTCCGGAAGCGCGTTCCGCAGTTCCATCCGGCCGCTCTGTTCCAGATATGCTGTTATCGCTTCCCGTTCCAGTAGAAGAGGTAGAACCTGAGTGTAGGAGGTTATCGTCTTGCTCAAGTAACCCTGTTTCTCCATATCGTTCTCCATTTCCTGAATCACTAGATCCGCCAGTTCCGGACTCGCCGGAAACAGTCCCTTCGCCCAGTTGGTTCTGAGTTTTTGAGTCTGAGCTATCTGATTCCAAATGGCTTGAGGTACTTGATACATCTTTAATAATCTCCTTCTTGTCATTTATACTCTCAATAAAAGCCTTGTCAAAACTTTCTTCCGGCTTCGGAATAGACACACCGGGAAGTAGCCCCTGACCGCCATCCGTCATACTTGCAAATTTTGCATATTCTTCACAAAAAAACTGGAACTTCTGTGCTTTTACACCTTCCCATTGTCTTGCTCCCAACGCATCAGCAAGAACTCTTGTCTTCTTATCATTTAAGCCGGGAACAGTTTCAATAAGTTGTCCCTGATTAAGAAACTGCTTAACCGAAATAGATTCACTTCTGGCTTTTCCGGCAATCCTTAAAGCATCTTGAATAGGGGAATTAAGACTCCAACCTTCCCCTCTACTATTTGCCTGAATAAGGGCAGGTAAAGCTCTATCCAACTTAGCTAAAGCAGATGGAGGAGCCATATCAAGAACATCATAGTTATCAACCACAACACCACGCAAGGTAGACTCAACAAAATCTTTTCCATCACTGTTTAAAAGTCCGGTTTCTTTGTTGAACAAACGTCCATGCTGTGTATCCTCAATTACACCATCATTTTTTAAACTACTGACAAAATCAGTTGATCTTGTTGAATCAAGAAACTGACGCAAAGTATCAAAAGAACCGAGTCCACGGCCAAGACTAGCAAGGGAATCTCTGGAGAGCATCCTTCCACGCGAAACAGCTTCAGCTTTTGGATCCAATCCTTGAGTAAAATCCTGATTGTAGATTCTGGAGGATCTGGAAAGGTCATTTACTTCATCCTGAAGGACTCTAACCAAAACAGGATTTTTCATTGTTTTGAGCTCTTCAGGCTTAAGGCCAAACTGTTTAGCCTTTCGTCTTAGCGTATTCTTATACTTAGTAGACTGGCCATTATCCTGGTCATAAGCGAGAGCCAAAGACATAATACGGGAATTACCGCCAAGCGTAATTCCATCAGAAGTAATAATCGGAGGACCACTTGCAGCTGTAGGATTATCATTTATAAAGTGACGAGGCTTAAGCGGTGAAGCATGTTTTTTAACCTTTTGCTGCTCAGCTGCATCAGAGTGATAAGGGCGTTCCTGCGCTTCTTTAGGATATGAAGGATGTCTGATAAAATTTTTATGAACGTCATGAGAAGGCACGACGTCTTCAAGTTCTCGAACTTCATACCTAATTGCATCTTGCCCGTCTGTATGTTCCAGCACAGATTCATTACCTTTTAAGCCTGCCGTCTTGACGTCAAGACGTTCTGACGGCAAACCGCCTGTAACTTCGTCTTGCAATTCCTGAACAGCAGTATCAAAAACGTCTTCACTTCCCAGCTCCGGCAAAGCATCAAGCTCTGACGTCTGGACGTCTGGACGGTTTAACGGCAAAGCGTCTTGCTGCCCTGACGCTTCAATAACCTCCGGACTTTCAAGCTGTTCCAGTTCACGCACGGCAATATCCCATACGTCTTCCAGAGATCCGCCCTGATCTCTGTTAGAACTCACTCCTTCATGCTGCTGAAGATCATAATCAGGCTGAGACACAACCTCCGGATCCGCGCCTCTAAATAGATCTTCCCGTTCAAACGGAGTATAAACATCAGGCTCCTGCGAAGGTGACAGCGAACTTGAATCATCAAAAGACGATGGCCGCCAGCCATCGCGCATTGCCATTTCACGCTCAATGCGGACCTCAAGCTCCGGTTCAGGCTTGAATCTGTAACGTTCCTGAATGTCACCTTTCAGGCCAGCCATACCTTGCGGAGTCTCGTGCTCAGAATCAATTAAATCTATCGGTCCGGATTCTTTTAGCGTTTCTTTGCCAAGTATTTTTTCCTGCTTTCCATAGAACTCACTCATTTTTTGAACAGGAGTACGGGTATCGGGCGCAGCGGCTTTTTCAGGTTGAACAGTTTTATCATCAGCAAGCAGATCAACAGTCATTCCCTGCTTAACCTGTTCGATGTTGGCTATCATCTTATCATCAGAAACCTTGGTTTCCTCAGACAATCCGGCAGGACCAGACATGACCGAACCGCCTGCGCCTGTCAGTGCAGCCGGACCAATAACGTTCACACCTTCTTTGGCGGCCTGCTTCACGCGCTCAAAAACACCGGGTTTCATTTCCCCGGTCGTTATATAATGAGCAAGATCCTTTGAAATAGACTCAGTCGGCTCTTCTGCCCATTCGCTAATTCCTTCGACAGCCCCAGAACTAACATGCTTGGCTGTTTTAGCTGCAACACCTTGCCCAGCTTTGGAGAACATTTTCCCAAATGAAACTGCATTCAGCCCCGCACTGGCCAAAGACATCATTTCACCAGCACGAGCTGCTTCCTCTTCACTGCCGCCTTTCTCTAAAACTTCACGGTATGTGCTGGAACCTTCCATAGCACCACCGCCTGCTCCAGCTCCAACAGCCTGCCCGATCCGCGCAAGCCGCTCGATAAGTTGCGGGGTTAGACTCATAGCCTTACCACCAATATTAATAAGCTTACCCACTGCCGCACCAGGAATCATGGCCGCGCCAAGTGAAGGCGCAAGATTACCAATCTGAGAAGTCCACCAATCGCCCTTGGCTAAAAGTGATGGATCATCCATCACGTTACCTTGTAGACGTTTAGGAGCTGCGTAAGATTCACGCACAGGCTTATAATAGTCAGCGATCGACTCACCGGCTTCAGCAACAGAATCACTTCCAATGCGGTTACCCAGCCATTGCATACCGCCACCGAACGATTCACCAAGTCCGGCTTGGCCAGCAGCAACACCGCGCCCCATTTCAACAACAGGAGCGACAAGTGGATCAAACATTCCGAATCCATATCCTGCGTCATCACCAGCTGGGGAATCTTTTGGAATTAGTTCAGGACCATTCTGATTTGTAGTTTCAAAAGAATAAACCGGACTTCCCTTTTCAGGAGAGTCCGGCATTACATTCTTTCTATTTCCTTCTGCTTGCAGTTCACTGACAGCCTGATCGAAAAGTGTATTCATATCCATATTAACCACCATAACCCTGTTGGCTTACTCCAGCGGGAATCTGTTTAGATCTGATCTCAGACTTACTTTCAAGAATCCTACGAGCACCTTGAATTCCGTGCTGTTTAATAAGCAACTTAACTTCATCAACCTGCTTGCGCTGTTCTGGATCTTCAGCCGGAACAAAATCAGAACCAGCTTTCAAAACCTGCTCATATATTTCAATTGCCTGCCATGCGGATTTCAGTCTGGCCTTGTCAGTTTGGGATTTAGGAACCCACTGTCCACCTTTGTAGTCATCGACTAACTTTGATGCATCGTTAAAAGCGTTATTACCCTCACTGGTAAATTCACCTGTATCTAAATCTAGAAGAGTAGTTCCTTTCAAATGGAACGGCTTAAGCGCATCACCTAGAGCTTTTCGCATATCACCAACTTTCTCACGCGCTTGCTTATCTGGAAGCCCTTGAGTTTCCGCTAAAGTCTTCTGAGTATCAGCATCAGTTTTTCGAGTATCAGCACGACTTTTACCTGTATCAGCATAAACTTTACCAGTTTGAGCTTCGGTATGAGCAATATCCGCCCCGGTCTTGGCAAGTCCTGCACGTTTTTCGCGCAGATCAACTGAAGTGCGAACATAGCCGGGTAGCTTATCTAATGAATCAACAATTGAAGTACTGCCGTTATCTTCATCAAGCACTACGTATTGAACGCCCTGCGAATAATCGGGACTGTTCTGCGGCACTGCGTGAACGAGATGCCCTTGCTTATTAACCAGCGGGATCCACTTTGAAGGATCTTTCATCACTTCAGCATTTCCCTGGCGAGTAGCTTCCATGTAACGGTCAGCTGCTCCAGCAAAAACAGGGTTATAAGCTTTACCGTCAAGAGCTACCTTTTCGCCGGATAAAAACTCTCTGATTGCATCCCCGGTTTGCCCTACGGTCAGCCGCCTGCCTGTGCCAGTCCAGCCGCCCTCTTTATCAGAACGAAATTCAATGCCGTATGTTTTAGAACGCTGATCAAAATCTGTAAGGCGATAGGGCATGGGAGCCATTTCAGAAGCTCTTTTCATATCGATAACTGCCCCGTCAAAGTTGCCTTCGTCTAAAGACTTAAGTGCATCCCCGCCTACCTTTCGAAAATCCTGATACTCTTTATCGATTCTACCCATACGCTTTTTACGCAGAGCTTCTTTGCCGTCTTGAAATTTAGTGGCCACATCTGCGGCATGACCAAACGCAGAAATTCCGGCCAAGGTTGTAGGAGCTTTAACGGCATCAAAGTCCCAATTATTAGTTTGCAATTCGCCAACAAGCCGCTCTGTTTCCAGCCGAACAGACTTATTGAATTGCGACTGTTCTGCCGCCTCACGTTCACGATGCATTGCATAGGCTTTACTCTGACTTCTTTGACTTACGTTCTTCGGCATTCCATTACCCGAAGCCAAAGAATTAAATGCCCGATCCGTTTGCTGGCCATCAGTATAATCATTCATCATACCAGTTAATGAACCCATTGCCCCGACAAGCTGACCTGCGTATTCGTCTCCCGCCATTCCAAATCCACTCATGACAATCTCCTATCCGAATAAATACATACCAAGGCCAACAGCAGCCCCTACACCAAGCCCAATCGGACCAGCCATTGAACCTGCGGCGGCGGCTCCGCCTATCGTTCCTGCGGCTGTAGCACCAGCAGCGGCAGTTGCTCCGGCGGCGGTTGCACCAGCGGCAGCTGTTCCGGCCGCAGCAGCAGTCCCGGCAGCAGCAGCGGTTCCACCTGCTACGGCGGCCCCTGTTCCTGCGGCGGCAGCTGTAGTTGCTCCAGCAGTCGATGCACCAATAATTCCGGCCTCAGTCATGCCTTGCACGGCTGATATTCCCATCATTCCACCGGAAAAAGTGGACATAGCCGCACCTCCGCCGGTCTTTTCAGGCTTGCCTGGAGTCGGAGTTTTTCTGCTCATCATGGCAGCAGTATTTGATGCACCCTGCATTCCTGCCATGGCGCGATCACCTGGATTATCGACATTAAACATTCCCATACCCATAATGACCTCCTATGCCATTCCGAATGAAGCGGCAGACTTCAAACGATTAAAATTTTCATCTTTTGCTGTTCTACGTGCTTTGGTCCTGGCTCCGGCAACAGACTTAGCTTGCGAAAGAGCAAGATCCTTCTGCATTCCTGCAAAATGACCAGAGTTCACATTTTGACCAGTCCGCGAGTAATTGCGCTGAGCCTGCATTCCTGCAAGGCCGTATCCCTGTTTAACGTCAGCTTCTGCCTGTGAAACACGGCTATTAACATCAACGCCCTTCTGAGCTTCATCCATAAAATCTTGACGCACATTCAGTTGTTTTTTGCTGGCTTCAGTCTGGAGTGGTAGAAGCTCTCTGCTTGAAGTGATTTGCTCTTCCGCAAGTGCAGTCTGGTGTGGAATCAATTTGCGGTTAGCGGCAATCTGCTCTTTTTCCATGGGCTGATAATCAGACTTCCAGAAATCAAAATAGTCTTCGGCCATACCCTGTTGCGCTTCGTAAATAGTAGCCATGCGATCATTGTACTTTTCATCAATTGAATCACTGCCGCCTCCGCCACTTCCACCGCAAAGGGCAACAGGTCCGTTATATTCAAAGGACTCTTCGTGTTCGACTTCACCAGTCGCCATATCAATCACAACTTTTGTATAAATCTTCATGACATCATCTCTCTTGTTATCGATAGAACTGCCACAGGCTCGCTTCTGCCTTCCTTCGCTATCCAAGCACCATTTGGAATTTAGCCACAGAGTTGCCCTCCGCAACGCATTACAAACTTGACTGCTGACTTGTTTCTGATCGGGGTGTAACCCAGCAACATGTCATAAATATACTCACCGGCATTGTTCTTCATGTTCAAAATTTCATTGTATGTGAATCGCCCCAATTCAATAAGATCACGACGGGGACAGGCTTCAAAAACAACCCAGTGCATGCGGGCAAAACGCCCTTCATGACGGTCCAGCCAAACCAAACCAACTGCTATTTCGTCCTGCACAACAATCCACGCAACTGCATCCTTTAAGACCTTCACAAACCCATCCGCGCTATGAATTTTTTCTTCATAAAAAACGGTATCAGCGTGGCCTTCTACTTCGATCCGTTCAAAAAGATCTTTGATGTAACTATCCGGGAATGAACGGATGCCATCCCACTCTAAATATGGAATAAGTCTAAACTTTGGATTCATCTTTTCACCGCCTGCTTACGGGCCTCATCCTCGGAGACAAGTCCCAGTTCAACCAGATCATTAAAGGTCACCACACGGTGCATAGGGTTTGGAATTCCGTATAAACGGAGCTTCAACACAGTCCGGAGCTGATTCAGAAAATGCATAATATTGCCTGCATGAACAGCAGGAAGCATTGGCAGCTTCATAAAAGATCCCCCATTGCAGGGTCTATATCCACCTTGGAAATCGGAATATCACTGACTATTCCCATCTGAAAACGGGTTGCCACATATCCAGCTGGAAGGATGAATGGACGGTCTGTTTTAATCCGACCTTCAAACACTTGCTTACCGTCAGCAATCAGAATGAAATATACTTCACCTTTACGCTGAACCCTGTAGAAACTGTTTGAATCACCGCCCAAACAAACAGCTCCGGCCATGTCAGACCCTACGCAAGAAAGTTCAAGTGGTTGTTTAAGAAAGCTATCATCCGGCGCATTGGCGTAGTCAGCCAAAACAATCCCGGCCTCCATGTTTACTGGCTCCTTAGTCCGCATTTCACCGGACACCCATTCACTTCTCAAAGAAAAATCAGAACCATCCCATTGGCTGATTATGGTCTGTGTTCCTGCCGGATATGCAACGTGAAGAAGCCTTCCTTCCGGCTCAACTGTCAGAGCGGTGCAATGGAATCCGAGCTTGGTTAGGAGCTTTGATATAGGATCGAAAACAAACCCCGCGCCCGGTTCATGGAAACAGATATACTGCCCGGCATGCCAGACTCCGTTAAAGGAATCCGGCTTTAACGCTCTCCAGTCTTTTTCCGTGAAAATTCCAGCGGTGATGTTTTGAGGAACACTGCCCGGTTGAACCAGATACAGCCCGTTGAGACTTGGAAAAATTACACCGAAAGGAGACGCCACAACTCCAGCTGCGGAAGTGCAGGGAAGATAGCCGTCCAAACAGTTCGGAACCGACAGAGAAGGATCATCAACTGTGATGGTATGGACATTTGCACGAGTGAGAATCACCAGCGTGTTTCCAGTTGATTCCATGGCCACAATCTCATGAGGAACAGACATGCCATATGCATCAGGCCAAGCGTGAGGATAGCCCGGCTCTGACAAGAAAATTTCGTTCCCTTTGAATCCTGCAAACATGTTGCCCGGCAGAGAAGTCAGCCCCTGAAGCTTTTGCGGAGCCGGTTCCCAGTACCGTGAAACCATAACTTCGGCAGTATCCGAATCAGGTACGGAATCCGCAAAGCTTACGGTTCCCGCTTCAAGCTCTTTTACAAAATGGAATTCAGATGTTTCAGTCCCTGCAACAGTCCGATAAATCCGTATCAGCGATATAGGCCGAAAACCTTCTGCGACGTTGTTCAACCCCGAAACATTGACTGTCTGCCCTTCCTGAACGTCCACAACAGCAGATGGAGCGGACGGTGGCCCCTCTTCTCCCAGATCGGAAACGAGCGTGTACACATAAACACGGGAAACGATATCCGACTCTTCAACGCCAGTACCGGAAACGGTTACTAAGGGAACAGAATCCGGAGATGGAACACCCAGAGAATAGCGATTTTTGAGGGTATTGTTTTCAAGTTCATCACTGTTGCAAAACAGAAACGCGCCCTCATCATCAGTGCCGTAAACCCGTTCTTTCTGATCAC encodes:
- a CDS encoding LPD38 domain-containing protein, giving the protein MDMNTLFDQAVSELQAEGNRKNVMPDSPEKGSPVYSFETTNQNGPELIPKDSPAGDDAGYGFGMFDPLVAPVVEMGRGVAAGQAGLGESFGGGMQWLGNRIGSDSVAEAGESIADYYKPVRESYAAPKRLQGNVMDDPSLLAKGDWWTSQIGNLAPSLGAAMIPGAAVGKLINIGGKAMSLTPQLIERLARIGQAVGAGAGGGAMEGSSTYREVLEKGGSEEEAARAGEMMSLASAGLNAVSFGKMFSKAGQGVAAKTAKHVSSGAVEGISEWAEEPTESISKDLAHYITTGEMKPGVFERVKQAAKEGVNVIGPAALTGAGGSVMSGPAGLSEETKVSDDKMIANIEQVKQGMTVDLLADDKTVQPEKAAAPDTRTPVQKMSEFYGKQEKILGKETLKESGPIDLIDSEHETPQGMAGLKGDIQERYRFKPEPELEVRIEREMAMRDGWRPSSFDDSSSLSPSQEPDVYTPFEREDLFRGADPEVVSQPDYDLQQHEGVSSNRDQGGSLEDVWDIAVRELEQLESPEVIEASGQQDALPLNRPDVQTSELDALPELGSEDVFDTAVQELQDEVTGGLPSERLDVKTAGLKGNESVLEHTDGQDAIRYEVRELEDVVPSHDVHKNFIRHPSYPKEAQERPYHSDAAEQQKVKKHASPLKPRHFINDNPTAASGPPIITSDGITLGGNSRIMSLALAYDQDNGQSTKYKNTLRRKAKQFGLKPEELKTMKNPVLVRVLQDEVNDLSRSSRIYNQDFTQGLDPKAEAVSRGRMLSRDSLASLGRGLGSFDTLRQFLDSTRSTDFVSSLKNDGVIEDTQHGRLFNKETGLLNSDGKDFVESTLRGVVVDNYDVLDMAPPSALAKLDRALPALIQANSRGEGWSLNSPIQDALRIAGKARSESISVKQFLNQGQLIETVPGLNDKKTRVLADALGARQWEGVKAQKFQFFCEEYAKFASMTDGGQGLLPGVSIPKPEESFDKAFIESINDKKEIIKDVSSTSSHLESDSSDSKTQNQLGEGTVSGESGTGGSSDSGNGERYGETGLLEQDDNLLHSGSTSSTGTGSDNSISGTERPDGTAERASGTVEPGRIHRTDDAGKSTDSRASGTAQGSKSGLSSELSGSVGDALRKTSTDQHLPLADKVRLQQEADSSTQVRTEDLSNIRETLPVLFSEQQEDVAKAEARFSNTKDDTNRGIIFTNGTGTGKTYTGLGVMKRFVRQGKTNIAVVVPTDKKAQDWIEDGQNLHLDITQLEGLKDSGEGIIVTSYANFGQNEALFARDFDLLVFDESHKLCENAQGNDTHALNMMHRLAGPNRPDISARKVFQSDMLKEAKKLKDFKLTENFEETPWNIPDKYLSEALLKRIDDKVARIMNTKVVFLSASPFAYDKTIRYADGFLFDSDMGKGGDTNSSYNSGSNWDQFMMSKFGYRMRYNKLTTPEAGVDSALMERAFNEWLKKKGALSGRSLNLDKDYSRQFVDVPAELGQRIQSGIESMWDHKKYPALSGIVHKAFDYHYTMSLLEALKAKNAVERVQQHLDIGRKVVVFHSRNKGLPDHPFNRARFARFASGDPKIMKQFDAWAASNPAYSRMDLRGLLNVRDEMNKAFTDKAAFFSGKESKRDRIKAVNDFNDDRSGVDVIVVQKDAGKEGISLHDKAGEKQRALVSLYLPTKPTDAIQTEGRIYRLGLKSDAVIEYLKTGLSFESRAFGQKISERAGAAENLAMGDLARDLRTAFREGYLDSSSSSPSMKQGQGGKESDSFSGKSSPFDQAKTHYYSQQKRTSRNKAREGADYFATPEPLGFKMAEWLNLLPGQSVLEPSAGHGAIARYFPESAEITVVEPSDELFSKMSVICDGRKINDQFETLAAVNKFDGIAMNPPFGSGGKMAVDHLAKAFIHLREGGRVVCILPEGPAADRKFDKWYESEEAEHAHKVAEFGLPPETFGRAGTKVKTRIVIIDKVSEGAENLQTKSRIDFNAGKVEELFERIQDVTAPERFVKTVDSETIFNDAGLELERITNSKGGFWVVTGETYANKKVLKDAGAKWNRTEKGWAFYQGENPLESIAQELDRLPASLGDIDLVKRSSYENPRRTRRTDIYAEKIRREYGLEFADGSIFEVDPVDLHVSVSRSRGSSRAGGSQTREAESQFTETQGIPSGTDSRGGRKRETETGSLPAASVKSESGVRTGDFALLDKLAGLFGKEITYVASDLPILPGDAHADLKQGVVFMRPDANEPHLFLLGHEIIHFLKRDAPALYNKYLMVAQSQRKGEAWRGFHKDIDATTRKAGGKGLSSGQANEELLGNLSGEQFMDPDFWHELEAANPTLFRRVARKIRRMIDKVLAVFGKHDQSSRYFRDIQKVRDSLVSVLAEYASQQSGKPSDRQSGTTSGRQDVKASKRQSSDSDNPIHFSKTSTIRNPTSVRSVRGAVQELQARAENALPLEVVSLFEDLPEHIRKAFNAQGGGYCEACNDPKTGKVWMVAENISSRKRAVELWMHEQGAHHGLRGLLGDSDYVQMLRKVGRSAKRSKEFKDIALDYDFDLATDSGRDMASHEYLAQLAEKVDQNKVLTQREKGVWRKVVDAVMKWLAKLRIRLPGSLTRREINRIVADAVFWTVQGDGLHSPSPRGGAEAVSYSRSNPVRESAMAKIGQVKEKTTIGERIGRIREFMATEFNQGMFDRFDSLKDLDKAAGVTDMEESAYVAARMSTSHADQIAAVIEHGAPIWREGAMDVEGEGLATIFEPVAHELDRFTGWLVGLRAKKLMAEGRENLFTEEEIDELCKLNSGREAQYEAVQKKYIEFKTKVLDFAQDAGVINAAGRTLWEHDEYIPFYRINETGEEKASVKSPHGSKGIANQYSGIRRLRGGTSNLGDPFENIIRNFSHLIDTSVKNRAMELSMVHAENIGIATNAEFKWEALKLKGQALRSSLVKVFGDEDAVAKMTKAQRDSLQTVFRMVKPDAKDVVSVLRDGKPVYYHIADPLLLRSLTSVNMQSWNNFGMKTARLFKRMLTTGITSTPDFMVRNLVRDTVHGWGVDRTGTFLPVVGSFKGAIKTLSKDEDTIKMMAAGAAFHGGYAFGHDPAAAKLLVEKLVKKHKIDRDSILDTPKKLANFAKLGWMKWQDLGSAFENATRARLYEGVKKKGGSHLEAAYEAKDIMDYSMGGDWLATRFLCETVPFFGARMVGLNRLGRGAYENPSGFMTKGAMVALASVLLYLNNRDREEFKGLEHWDRDNYYHFFVDEKHFRMPKPFEIGAIFGTLPERLTEYSLDGKDGDLLRERLQFMLTQTFSVGTPQIVTPILEQWADKSFFTGRAIVPMRLKRLQPGAQRDHRTSETAALIGEKTGTSPKRIEHLVNGYFGTLGVYVMSMADIVTREMVDAPELPSRRLDDMPLIKSFFRSTPSRHSCHLTELYDMVEQADELYSTVMNYAKTGEADKAKALVKDPDNRKILAKRQPYNQLRRALAQIETAMRQIHRSRKLTPDEKRVRIDGLLEKRNLVVRRVMK